A window of Mucilaginibacter paludis DSM 18603 contains these coding sequences:
- a CDS encoding class I SAM-dependent methyltransferase: MNKGERQNVYQVYNKIATWFAANRPTGLMEKAYLDEMISHLPTQATVLDVGCGTGDPILKYLISKKLNVTGLDASTQILQIAKANFPSVEFILQDMRLLNLNRRFDAIVAWHSFFHLPAADQPAMFALFAQHLNPDGILLFTSGTEHGEAWGLNGGENLYHASLDSAAYESVLKKHHFRVLKHVVNDPDCGYDTIWMTKYSL, from the coding sequence ATGAACAAAGGAGAAAGGCAAAACGTTTACCAGGTTTATAACAAAATTGCAACATGGTTTGCTGCCAACAGGCCTACCGGTTTAATGGAGAAAGCCTATTTAGACGAGATGATAAGCCATTTACCCACCCAGGCAACAGTTTTGGATGTGGGTTGTGGTACCGGAGACCCGATTTTAAAATACCTTATCAGTAAAAAACTGAATGTTACCGGGCTTGATGCAAGCACCCAAATACTTCAAATTGCCAAGGCTAACTTCCCGTCTGTTGAGTTTATTTTGCAGGACATGCGGCTGCTTAATTTAAATAGAAGGTTTGACGCCATTGTAGCCTGGCATAGTTTCTTCCACTTACCCGCTGCCGATCAGCCGGCCATGTTCGCACTTTTTGCACAGCATCTCAATCCTGATGGAATTTTGCTCTTCACATCCGGCACTGAACATGGTGAAGCCTGGGGACTAAACGGTGGCGAAAATTTATATCATGCCTCATTGGATTCAGCAGCATATGAAAGTGTTTTAAAGAAGCATCATTTTAGGGTTTTGAAGCACGTTGTGAACGATCCGGATTGCGGTTATGACACCATTTGGATGAC